A stretch of Caenibius tardaugens NBRC 16725 DNA encodes these proteins:
- a CDS encoding SDR family NAD(P)-dependent oxidoreductase, which produces MSQRFAGKVAVVTGGARGMGEATARRFAAEGAKVIIGDVLEAEGKAVAESSNGTIEFVKLDVTNEDDWAALVAGAVAKHGRIDALVNNAAVTHFSLLEDLQAADIDRVLSINVKGTLLGLKHVGKVMLDAGRGAIVNISSVDGFRGANTLALYSSTKWAVRGLTKTAALEFGPRGVRVNSVHPGGVDTVMGNPQGHAGDDRNWAFGRVPLQRIAEPEEIAAASVFLCSDDASYCAGAELAVDGGWAAGYYHAYLPGAPTAIAEGQ; this is translated from the coding sequence ATGAGCCAGAGGTTTGCAGGAAAAGTTGCGGTTGTGACAGGCGGTGCACGCGGCATGGGGGAAGCAACCGCACGCCGGTTTGCCGCAGAAGGTGCGAAAGTCATCATCGGCGATGTCCTCGAAGCAGAAGGCAAAGCCGTCGCGGAATCGTCCAACGGCACTATCGAATTCGTAAAGCTCGACGTGACGAACGAGGATGACTGGGCCGCACTTGTGGCTGGCGCCGTGGCGAAACACGGGCGGATCGATGCGCTGGTCAACAATGCTGCCGTCACGCACTTTTCCCTGCTGGAAGACCTGCAGGCCGCCGATATCGACCGTGTTTTGAGCATCAATGTCAAAGGGACGCTGCTGGGACTCAAGCACGTGGGCAAGGTCATGCTTGATGCAGGGCGCGGCGCGATTGTGAACATTTCATCGGTCGATGGCTTCCGTGGGGCCAATACACTGGCGTTGTACAGCAGCACCAAATGGGCCGTGCGCGGGCTGACCAAGACCGCCGCACTCGAATTCGGACCGCGTGGTGTGCGCGTCAATTCGGTCCATCCCGGCGGTGTGGACACGGTCATGGGCAATCCGCAGGGTCATGCGGGCGATGATCGCAACTGGGCCTTCGGCCGCGTGCCTCTGCAACGGATTGCCGAACCGGAAGAAATTGCAGCGGCCAGCGTGTTCCTCTGTTCCGACGATGCCAGCTATTGCGCGGGTGCAGAACTGGCCGTCGATGGTGGCTGGGCGGCCGGTTACTACCACGCCTATCTCCCCGGCGCGCCCACCGCGATCGCCGAAGGCCAGTAA
- a CDS encoding CynX/NimT family MFS transporter, whose translation MGSENRHQPASRRVAMLIRGFLSQNVAIGCSYGTFGISMIGLQERYSAGRGAVSLGFSLVILAMGLLGPLISRAVERFGFRRTMMIGTTLAGCGYALLATSSNIVAFFVAFGLLIGPGVAMAGTLPVGLLAGGWFPEWRGRAVGLATMPMLLSMMPMLGVAVIEQVRLPGFYAGIAVLHFLMLGVILGIRGAPRSDAVGNPGAQHRADRTGIVSRPIFWLLVLSGGLLNSISITGVTNIVSLLIETGTSPGRAALMASAMGVASMCGTLSIGWLCDHMGGGRALALAAVGLALSWLTLSYVPGFMLTLVALILIGLCGAGTFPAVTVISTRLFGLAHLGKALGLFGLFTVPLTFLLPPLAGWLHDATGGYPAVIACIVAGCGLVAVNFYLVGRIERRQPR comes from the coding sequence ATGGGAAGTGAAAACAGGCATCAACCCGCCAGCCGGCGGGTGGCGATGCTGATACGGGGGTTCCTGTCGCAGAACGTGGCGATCGGCTGTTCCTATGGCACATTCGGGATCAGCATGATCGGCCTGCAGGAACGCTATTCCGCCGGCCGTGGGGCGGTCTCACTGGGGTTTTCGCTGGTTATTCTGGCGATGGGGTTGCTTGGTCCACTCATATCCCGGGCGGTGGAACGTTTCGGGTTCCGGCGGACCATGATGATCGGGACCACGCTGGCCGGATGCGGGTACGCCTTGCTTGCGACATCGTCCAACATTGTCGCATTTTTTGTCGCATTCGGACTGCTTATCGGCCCCGGCGTTGCCATGGCGGGCACGCTGCCGGTCGGGCTTCTGGCCGGGGGATGGTTTCCCGAATGGCGCGGCCGGGCAGTGGGCCTGGCGACGATGCCCATGCTGCTGAGCATGATGCCGATGCTGGGCGTCGCGGTGATCGAGCAGGTCCGTCTGCCGGGCTTTTATGCCGGTATTGCCGTGCTCCATTTCCTGATGTTGGGGGTCATCCTTGGCATTCGCGGCGCACCGCGAAGCGATGCCGTGGGCAACCCGGGGGCGCAGCACAGGGCGGATCGCACGGGGATCGTATCCCGTCCGATTTTCTGGTTGCTGGTATTATCCGGCGGGCTGCTCAATTCCATCTCGATCACCGGGGTGACCAACATCGTATCGTTGTTGATCGAAACGGGCACATCGCCCGGGCGCGCTGCGCTGATGGCATCGGCCATGGGGGTGGCCAGCATGTGCGGTACGCTGAGCATCGGGTGGCTCTGCGATCATATGGGTGGCGGTCGCGCCTTGGCTCTGGCCGCAGTCGGGCTGGCGTTGAGCTGGCTGACCTTGTCCTATGTGCCGGGGTTCATGCTCACGCTGGTGGCGCTGATTTTGATCGGTCTGTGCGGGGCAGGGACCTTTCCCGCGGTTACAGTGATTTCCACGCGCCTGTTCGGGCTGGCACATCTGGGCAAGGCTCTGGGCCTGTTTGGCCTGTTCACTGTGCCGCTGACATTTCTTCTGCCGCCGCTGGCGGGCTGGCTGCATGACGCGACCGGGGGCTATCCCGCTGTGATCGCCTGCATCGTGGCCGGATGCGGGCTCGTGGCGGTCAATTTTTATCTGGTGGGGCGGATTGAACGCCGCCAGCCCCGATAG